One window of Trinickia caryophylli genomic DNA carries:
- the ispG gene encoding flavodoxin-dependent (E)-4-hydroxy-3-methylbut-2-enyl-diphosphate synthase, with amino-acid sequence MGLSMQSDSNSQICSSQPIFGGPAARRASHAVEVRWGGQLVTIGGDAPVRIQSMTNTDTADAIGTAIQVKELAQAGSEMVRITVNTPEAAAAVPAIREQLDRMGVFVPLVGDFHYNGHLLLRDYPACAEALSKYRINPGNVGQGAKRDTQFAQMIEAAIRYDKPVRIGVNWGSLDQDLLARMMDENAARAEPWEAQSVMYEALIQSAIGSAERAVELGLGRDRIVLSCKVSGVQDLIAVYRELARRCRFALHLGLTEAGMGSKGIVASTAALGMLLQQGIGDTIRISLTPEPGASRTGEVIVAQEILQTMGLRSFTPMVIACPGCGRTTSTLFQELASQIQSYLRAQMPVWRDQYPGVETMHVAVMGCIVNGPGESKQANIGISLPGSGENPAAPVFIDGEKVKTLRGERIAEEFQQIVSDYVERRYGRAVAAN; translated from the coding sequence ATGGGTCTTTCGATGCAATCCGACAGCAACAGCCAGATTTGTTCCTCGCAGCCTATTTTCGGCGGGCCGGCCGCACGGCGCGCGTCGCACGCAGTCGAGGTGCGGTGGGGCGGTCAGCTCGTGACGATCGGCGGGGATGCGCCCGTGCGCATTCAGTCGATGACGAATACCGATACGGCCGACGCAATCGGCACGGCCATTCAGGTAAAGGAGCTCGCGCAGGCAGGCTCCGAAATGGTGCGCATTACCGTGAATACGCCCGAGGCCGCGGCGGCCGTGCCCGCCATCCGTGAGCAGCTCGACCGCATGGGCGTGTTCGTGCCGCTCGTCGGCGACTTTCACTACAACGGGCATCTGTTGCTGCGCGATTATCCCGCCTGTGCGGAAGCGCTCTCCAAATACCGCATCAATCCCGGCAACGTCGGGCAGGGCGCGAAGCGCGATACGCAGTTCGCGCAGATGATCGAAGCCGCAATCCGCTACGACAAGCCGGTACGCATCGGTGTGAATTGGGGCAGCCTCGACCAGGACCTGCTCGCGCGGATGATGGACGAGAACGCTGCGCGCGCCGAACCGTGGGAAGCGCAGAGCGTGATGTACGAAGCCCTGATTCAGTCGGCGATCGGTTCGGCCGAGCGGGCGGTCGAGTTGGGGCTCGGGCGCGATCGGATCGTGCTGTCGTGCAAGGTGAGCGGCGTGCAGGATCTCATTGCCGTTTATCGCGAGCTCGCCCGGCGCTGCCGCTTCGCGCTGCATCTGGGTCTTACCGAGGCCGGCATGGGATCGAAGGGCATCGTTGCGTCCACGGCCGCGCTGGGGATGCTGTTGCAGCAGGGTATCGGCGATACGATCCGCATTTCGCTGACCCCGGAGCCCGGCGCATCGCGGACGGGCGAAGTCATCGTCGCGCAAGAGATCCTGCAAACGATGGGGCTGCGCTCGTTTACGCCAATGGTGATCGCGTGCCCGGGCTGCGGCCGTACGACGAGTACGCTGTTTCAGGAGCTCGCGTCGCAGATCCAGTCGTACCTGCGGGCACAGATGCCCGTATGGCGTGACCAGTATCCCGGTGTCGAGACGATGCACGTGGCGGTCATGGGCTGCATCGTCAACGGGCCCGGTGAGTCGAAACAGGCGAATATCGGCATCAGCCTTCCCGGTTCGGGGGAGAACCCGGCCGCGCCCGTTTTCATCGACGGCGAGAAGGTCAAGACGCTGCGCGGCGAGCGCATCGCCGAGGAATTCCAGCAAATCGTGAGCGACTACGTCGAGCGCCGCTACGGGCGCGCCGTGGCCGCGAACTGA
- the hisS gene encoding histidine--tRNA ligase, producing MTEQKRKLEKLAGVKGMNDVLPQDAALWEFFEATVKSMLRAYGYQNIRTPIVEHTQLFTRGIGEVTDIVEKEMYSFVDSLNGENLTLRPENTAAVVRSAIEHNLLYDGPKRLWYIGPMFRHERPQRGRYRQFHQVGVEALGFAGPDADAEIILMCQRLWDDLGLTGIRLEINSLGLAEERAAHRVQLVEYLEKHVDMLDEDAKRRLYTNPLRVLDTKNPALQEIVRQAPKLIDFLGDVSRAHFEGLQRLLKANNIPFVINPRLVRGLDYYNLTVFEWVTDKLGAQGTVAAGGRYDPLIEQLGGKPTAACGWAMGIERILELLKEEQLVPEQEGCDVYIVHQGEAAREQAFIIGERLRDTGLDVIFHCSADGAPASFKSQMKRADASGAAFAVILGEDEVASGTAGIKPLRRGGEPGEKSEQRSVPVENLTEFLINAMVATAEDGED from the coding sequence ATGACAGAACAGAAGAGAAAGCTCGAGAAGCTCGCCGGTGTGAAGGGCATGAACGATGTGCTGCCGCAGGATGCCGCGCTGTGGGAGTTTTTCGAGGCGACGGTGAAATCGATGCTGCGCGCCTACGGCTATCAGAACATCCGTACGCCGATCGTCGAGCATACGCAGTTGTTCACGCGCGGCATCGGAGAAGTGACCGATATCGTCGAAAAGGAGATGTACAGCTTCGTCGATTCGCTCAACGGCGAGAACCTGACGTTGAGGCCGGAGAACACGGCGGCGGTAGTGCGGTCGGCCATCGAGCACAATCTGCTCTACGACGGCCCGAAGCGGCTCTGGTACATCGGGCCGATGTTCCGTCACGAACGGCCGCAGCGGGGCCGCTATCGGCAGTTCCATCAGGTCGGCGTCGAGGCGCTGGGCTTCGCTGGGCCCGATGCCGATGCCGAAATCATCCTGATGTGCCAGCGGCTGTGGGACGACCTCGGCCTGACCGGCATCCGTCTCGAGATCAATTCGCTCGGGCTGGCCGAGGAGCGGGCGGCACATCGTGTGCAACTCGTCGAATATCTCGAAAAGCATGTGGACATGCTCGACGAAGATGCGAAACGCCGGCTTTATACGAATCCGCTGCGTGTGCTCGATACGAAGAATCCGGCATTGCAGGAGATCGTGCGGCAGGCGCCGAAGCTGATCGATTTTCTCGGCGACGTTTCCCGTGCGCATTTCGAGGGGCTGCAGCGGTTGCTGAAGGCCAACAACATTCCGTTCGTTATCAACCCGCGTCTCGTGCGCGGGCTCGATTACTACAATCTGACTGTGTTCGAGTGGGTGACCGACAAGCTCGGCGCACAGGGCACGGTTGCCGCGGGCGGGCGCTACGACCCGCTGATCGAGCAGTTGGGCGGCAAGCCGACGGCGGCTTGCGGCTGGGCGATGGGTATCGAGCGGATTCTCGAACTGTTGAAGGAAGAGCAGCTCGTGCCCGAGCAAGAGGGCTGCGACGTCTACATCGTGCATCAGGGCGAGGCGGCGCGCGAGCAGGCGTTCATCATCGGCGAACGCCTGCGCGATACCGGGCTCGACGTCATCTTTCATTGCAGCGCCGACGGCGCGCCGGCGAGCTTCAAGTCGCAAATGAAGCGCGCCGACGCCAGCGGGGCCGCGTTTGCCGTGATTCTGGGCGAGGACGAAGTCGCGAGCGGTACGGCGGGTATCAAGCCGCTGCGCAGGGGCGGCGAACCTGGCGAGAAAAGCGAACAACGCAGCGTCCCCGTCGAAAACTTGACCGAATTTCTAATCAATGCGATGGTTGCAACCGCCGAAGACGGCGAGGACTGA
- a CDS encoding tetratricopeptide repeat protein, translating into MSYHDEQESIESFKAWWAQWGNAATWIVLVALLAAAAWNGWNFWQRRQAAQAAVLYEQVQQAAASKNKANVARDAGDMESRFGGTAYAQMTALVAAKVLYEAGDTAGAKGQLQWAIDHAKDDEYKEIARLRLAAVLLDEKSYDSGLALLAGSPPEGFKALVADRRGDLLSAAGKRDDARSAYELALQALPKNDAAGRQLIQFKLDALGS; encoded by the coding sequence ATGAGTTATCACGACGAACAAGAATCGATTGAGAGCTTCAAGGCCTGGTGGGCGCAGTGGGGCAATGCGGCCACCTGGATCGTCCTCGTGGCGCTCCTCGCCGCCGCGGCATGGAACGGCTGGAACTTCTGGCAGCGCCGGCAGGCCGCGCAGGCGGCCGTACTCTACGAGCAGGTGCAGCAGGCCGCTGCGTCGAAGAACAAGGCGAACGTCGCGCGCGATGCCGGCGACATGGAATCGCGCTTCGGCGGCACCGCCTACGCACAGATGACGGCGCTGGTCGCGGCCAAGGTGCTCTACGAGGCGGGCGATACGGCCGGCGCGAAGGGCCAGTTGCAATGGGCGATCGATCATGCGAAGGACGACGAGTACAAGGAGATCGCCAGGCTGCGGCTGGCGGCGGTCCTGCTCGACGAGAAGTCGTACGACTCCGGTCTCGCGTTGCTCGCCGGCTCGCCTCCGGAAGGATTCAAGGCGCTGGTCGCCGATCGCCGAGGCGATCTTCTTTCGGCCGCCGGCAAGCGCGACGATGCCCGGTCGGCCTACGAGCTTGCACTGCAAGCGCTGCCGAAAAACGATGCGGCCGGACGTCAGCTGATTCAGTTCAAGCTCGACGCGCTCGGCAGCTGA
- the bamB gene encoding outer membrane protein assembly factor BamB: MNLLKRFAVPVACAMTVLAMAACSSSKDERREPTPLTQFKSVLNVERIWRTSVGKAGRYLFSPIAVGDAVYAAGESGTVAKIDGKTGKEIWRTKLHTDLTAGVGSDGTLTAVGAEKGGVYVLDANGKLLWKGNVPGEVISPPLVGNGDVIVRTIDGQISAFNAQTGELKWVYHNRAVPLNLRVSAGMTFAGDVAVLAGFPGGGLAAINLKTGDDYWQAPVSFPKGVTEVERINDVTGAPTLVGAQACAVTFQGRIGCFDVNSGRPVWERPFSSATGVAQDSAVVASSDDWSVAVAYGATDGRELWRNDKLKNRDLSVPLVLGPSVVFGDYKGFVHFLSREDGTFVARVPTDGSRITAAPVVAGETLVVQTKDGDLFGFRPR; the protein is encoded by the coding sequence ATGAATTTGCTGAAACGTTTCGCCGTGCCCGTCGCTTGCGCGATGACCGTCCTCGCGATGGCGGCCTGCTCGTCCTCCAAAGACGAGCGCCGCGAACCGACGCCCCTTACCCAGTTCAAGTCCGTTCTCAACGTCGAGCGGATCTGGCGGACGAGCGTCGGCAAGGCCGGCCGTTATCTGTTTTCGCCAATTGCCGTGGGCGACGCGGTCTACGCGGCGGGCGAGAGCGGCACCGTAGCGAAAATCGACGGCAAGACCGGCAAGGAAATCTGGCGAACGAAGCTGCATACGGATCTGACGGCCGGAGTCGGCAGCGATGGTACGCTCACCGCGGTCGGTGCCGAGAAGGGCGGCGTGTACGTGCTCGATGCGAACGGCAAGCTGCTCTGGAAGGGCAATGTGCCGGGCGAAGTCATTTCGCCGCCGCTCGTGGGCAACGGAGACGTAATCGTCCGAACGATCGATGGACAGATCAGTGCATTCAACGCGCAAACCGGCGAGTTGAAGTGGGTCTATCACAACCGTGCGGTGCCGCTGAATCTGCGGGTATCGGCCGGCATGACATTCGCAGGCGATGTGGCCGTGCTTGCAGGGTTCCCGGGGGGCGGTCTCGCGGCGATCAATCTGAAGACGGGCGACGATTACTGGCAGGCGCCGGTGTCGTTTCCGAAGGGCGTGACCGAGGTGGAGCGGATCAACGACGTCACGGGTGCCCCGACGCTGGTTGGGGCGCAGGCGTGCGCCGTGACGTTTCAGGGCCGAATCGGCTGTTTCGACGTCAATTCCGGCCGGCCGGTATGGGAGCGGCCGTTTTCGAGTGCGACGGGCGTCGCGCAGGACAGCGCCGTTGTCGCGTCGAGCGACGACTGGTCGGTGGCGGTGGCGTACGGTGCGACCGACGGGCGCGAGCTCTGGCGTAACGACAAGCTCAAGAACCGCGACTTGAGCGTGCCGCTCGTGCTCGGGCCGTCCGTGGTGTTCGGAGACTACAAGGGCTTCGTGCACTTCCTTTCGCGCGAGGACGGCACTTTCGTTGCGCGCGTGCCGACGGACGGTAGCCGGATCACGGCGGCGCCCGTCGTGGCGGGCGAGACGCTCGTCGTGCAAACGAAAGACGGCGATCTGTTCGGTTTTCGGCCGCGCTGA
- the der gene encoding ribosome biogenesis GTPase Der has translation MKPVIALVGRPNVGKSTLFNRLTRSRDALVADLPGLTRDRHYGEGRVGDRPYLVVDTGGFEPVAKDGILHEMARQTRQAVEESDVVVFIVDGRNGLAPQDKSIADYLRKTGRPIMLVVNKAEGMKYSAVAVDFYELGLGDPRAISAAHGDGVNEMIGDALGIAYAGHPEEAEEDKTPHGVKIAIVGRPNVGKSTLVNTLIGEERVIAFDMPGTTRDAIYVDFERQGRKYTLIDTAGLRRRGKVFEAIEKFSVVKTLQSIADANVVILLLDARQDISEQDAHIAGFVVEQGRALVVGVNKWDGLDEHVRERTKADMMRKLKFLDFAKFRFVSAKEKTGIGALMRSVDDAYAAAMAKLPTPKLTRALIAAVEFQQPRRRGPVRPKLRYAHQGGQNPPIIVIHGNALDAVTETYKRYLENRFRETFSLTGTPLRIEFRSSANPYADKG, from the coding sequence ATGAAACCCGTAATTGCCCTCGTCGGGCGCCCCAATGTGGGGAAATCCACGCTATTCAACCGGCTCACGCGCTCACGCGATGCGCTCGTTGCCGATCTGCCGGGCCTTACGCGCGATCGCCATTACGGCGAAGGGCGTGTGGGCGATCGGCCCTACCTCGTCGTCGACACAGGCGGTTTCGAGCCTGTCGCGAAAGACGGCATTCTCCACGAGATGGCGCGGCAAACGCGTCAGGCCGTGGAGGAGTCCGACGTCGTCGTGTTCATCGTCGATGGGCGTAACGGCCTCGCGCCGCAGGACAAGTCGATTGCCGATTACCTGCGCAAGACGGGCCGGCCCATCATGCTCGTCGTCAACAAGGCGGAGGGCATGAAGTACAGCGCGGTGGCGGTGGACTTCTACGAGCTGGGCCTGGGCGATCCGCGCGCGATTTCGGCGGCGCACGGCGACGGCGTCAACGAGATGATCGGCGACGCGCTGGGCATTGCCTACGCCGGGCATCCCGAGGAAGCGGAGGAGGACAAAACGCCGCACGGCGTGAAGATCGCGATCGTCGGGCGGCCGAATGTCGGGAAGTCGACGCTCGTCAACACGCTCATCGGCGAGGAGCGCGTAATCGCGTTCGACATGCCGGGCACGACGCGCGACGCCATTTACGTCGACTTCGAGCGCCAGGGCAGGAAATACACGCTCATCGACACGGCTGGCCTACGTCGGCGCGGAAAGGTCTTCGAGGCGATCGAGAAGTTCTCGGTGGTGAAGACGCTGCAGTCGATCGCCGACGCGAACGTCGTGATCCTGCTGCTCGACGCGCGCCAGGACATCTCGGAACAGGATGCTCACATTGCAGGATTCGTCGTGGAGCAGGGGCGCGCGCTGGTCGTGGGCGTCAATAAATGGGACGGCCTCGACGAGCATGTGCGCGAGCGCACCAAAGCCGACATGATGCGCAAGCTGAAATTTCTCGATTTCGCTAAATTCCGCTTCGTCTCCGCGAAGGAGAAAACAGGAATCGGCGCGCTGATGCGCTCGGTCGACGACGCCTACGCCGCCGCGATGGCCAAGCTGCCCACTCCGAAGCTCACGCGGGCGCTGATCGCGGCCGTGGAGTTCCAGCAGCCGAGACGTCGCGGGCCCGTTCGGCCGAAGCTGCGCTACGCACACCAAGGGGGGCAGAATCCGCCGATCATCGTCATTCATGGCAATGCGCTCGATGCAGTCACCGAGACCTATAAGCGCTACCTCGAGAAC